In the genome of Bradyrhizobium arachidis, one region contains:
- a CDS encoding SDR family oxidoreductase, giving the protein MFETGLLRDKRILVTGGGSGLGAAMGRRFLALGAELVICGRKLDRLEAAAREMREQTGSKVTTIACDIRDGAAVDGMMDQIWREAPLDILVNNAAATFIAQSEHLSFRAADAILAPTLHGAMYCTLAAGKRWIDSKHKGVVLSILSTSTITGRAFTVPSAMAKSAVLAMTRSLAVEWGPKGIRTVAIAPGPFPTAGASGQLRPEGRDEGWTARNPLGRTGEHGELADLASFLVSDRAGYINGEMVVIDGGAHLRSSGAEDLLGWSDAQWAAQRAARSKE; this is encoded by the coding sequence ATGTTTGAAACAGGTCTGCTCAGGGACAAGCGCATCCTCGTCACCGGCGGCGGCTCGGGTCTTGGCGCCGCGATGGGGCGCCGCTTCCTCGCGCTCGGCGCCGAGCTCGTGATCTGCGGCCGCAAGCTCGACCGGCTCGAAGCAGCGGCGCGCGAGATGCGCGAACAGACCGGCAGCAAGGTCACGACGATCGCGTGCGACATTCGCGATGGCGCGGCGGTCGACGGCATGATGGATCAGATCTGGCGCGAGGCGCCGCTCGACATCCTCGTCAACAATGCGGCGGCGACCTTCATCGCGCAGAGCGAGCATCTGTCGTTCCGCGCGGCGGACGCGATCTTGGCGCCGACGCTGCATGGCGCGATGTATTGTACGCTCGCCGCCGGCAAGCGCTGGATCGATAGCAAGCACAAGGGCGTCGTGCTCTCGATCCTCTCGACCTCGACCATCACCGGCCGCGCCTTCACCGTTCCTTCGGCGATGGCGAAGTCGGCGGTGCTGGCGATGACCAGAAGCCTCGCCGTGGAATGGGGCCCGAAGGGCATCCGCACCGTCGCGATCGCGCCCGGCCCGTTCCCGACCGCCGGCGCATCCGGGCAGCTCCGCCCCGAGGGCCGCGACGAGGGCTGGACCGCGCGCAACCCGCTTGGCCGTACTGGCGAGCACGGCGAGCTTGCCGACCTCGCCAGCTTCCTGGTGTCGGACCGTGCTGGTTACATCAATGGCGAGATGGTGGTGATCGACGGCGGCGCGCATCTGCGCAGTTCTGGTGCCGAGGATTTGCTCGGCTGGAGCGATGCACAATGGGCCGCGCAGCGCGCCGCGCGATCGAAGGAATGA